The Saliniramus fredricksonii genome segment TGGCGTACCGGTGACGGCAAGATCATCGACGGGATGGGGCCTGACGGCATCTCCGCCCGGGTGCTCGACACCACCTCCTGGGTCGTACGGCTGCAGACTGGCTATGTCTATCACTACGCCTTCACCATGCTCGTCGGTGTCGCCGCACTGGTGACATGGTATCTGATCGCGGGGGCCCGCTGATGTTCGGCTTCGGTATTCTCTCCGGGCTTCTGATCCTGCCGCTGATCGGAGCGGCCTTCATCCTCACCCTGCGCGGTGACGAGGCTGCGATCCGCAACAATGCGCGCTGGGCGGCGCTGGCGACGACGATCGTCACCTTCCTGCTCTCGCTGGTGGCCTGGGCGCGGTTCGATACGGGCAGCCCGGATTTCCAGCTGGTGGAATCGCATGCCTGGCTGATGGAGACGACGCGGTTCACGCTCGGCGTGGACGGGTTCTCGCTGCCCTTCGTGTTGCTCACCACCTTCCTGATGCCGTTTTGCATCCTCGCCTCCTGGGAGACGATCAAGACGCGCATCAAGGAATACATGGTCGCCTTCCTCGTGCTCGAGGCGCTGATGATCGGCGTCTTCGTGGCGCTCGATCTGGTGCTGTTCTACATCTTCTTCGAGGCGGGCCTGATCCCGATGTTCCTGATCATCGGGATCTGGGGTGGCAGGCGGCGCATTTATGCGAGCTTCAAGTTCTTCCTCTATACGCTGCTCGGCTCGGTGCTGATGCTCATCGCCATCGTGGCCATGTACTGGCAGGCGGGGACGAGTGACATCCCGACACTTCTCGCGCATGATTTCCCGGTCTCGCTGCAGACCTGGTTGTGGCTGGCCTTCTTCGCCTCCTTCGCGGTGAAGATGCCGATGTGGCCGGTCCATACCTGGCTGCCGGATGCCCACGTGGAGGCGCCCACGGCCGGCTCGGTGATTCTGGCCGGGATCCTCCTGAAGATGGGGGGCTACGGCTTCATCCGCTTCTCGATTCCGATGTTCCCCGATGCGTCGCTGTATTTCGCGCCGATGGTCTTCGCGCTCTCGGTCATCGCCATCGTCTACACCTCCCTCGTCGCGCTGATGCAGGAGGACATGAAGAAGCTCATTGCCTATTCCTCGGTGGCCCATATGGGCTTCGTCACGATGGGCCTGTTCAGCCTCACCCCGCAGGGGATCGAGGGGGCGATGTTCCAGATGATCTCGCACGGCCTGATCTCCGGCGCGCTGTTCCTGTGCGTGGGCGTGATCTACGACCGGATGCATACCCGCGAGATCAAGGCCTATGGGGGCCTCGTTAATCGGATGCCGCTCTATGGCGTCGCCTTCCTGCTCTTCACCATGGCCAATGTCGGCCTGCCCGGCACATCCGGCTTCGTGGGTGAATTCCTGACGCTGATCGGGACGTTCCAGGCGAATTTCTGGGTCGCCTTCGTCGCCACGTCCGGCGTCATCCTCTCGGCCTGCTATGCGCTCTGGCTGTACTGGCGTGTCATGAACGGGCGGCTGGAGAAGCCGGAACTTCAGGCGATTCCGGATCTCGACCGGCGCGAAGTTCTCCTGCTGGCGCCACTCGGCATCCTCGTCATCTATTATGGTGTGCAGCCGCAGGTGATCCTCGACGCCTTCGCCGCGCCGACACAGGCCCTGCTCGCCAATGCTTATCCCGTTCTCCAGGCCGGCGCTGCGCTGGCCGGGGTCCAGTGAGGTTCAATCGCCATGCCCGTTGAAACCACCGCATCCGGGATCCCGCTCTATGCCGTGCCCGTGCTCGGTCCGGCTCTGCCCGAGATCATCATGGCGGTCGGCGTCCTCGCGCTGGTGCTCTATGGCGCCCTGCGCGGCGAGCGCTCCACCGGCGTCGTGACGGCGGCGGCGATCGCGCTGATGGCGTTCACCCTCGGCTTCATTCTCACCATGTCGGGCGATACCCAGGTGACCTTCTCCGACGCCTTCATCACCGACGGGTTCGCCCGCTTCATGAAGGCGCTGGTGCTGATTGGTGCGATCGTGGCGCTCGCCATGTCGCGTGAGCATTTCCGCCGGCTCGGAATCGACCGTTTTGAGTATCCTTTGCTGATCCTCCTGGCCGCGATCGGCATGATGGTGATGATCTCGGCCAATGATCTCATCGCGCTCTATCTCGGGCTCGAATTGCAGAGCCTCGCGGCCTACGTCATTGCCTCCTTCCATCGCGACAATGCGCGCTCGACGGAAGCGGGGTTGAAGTATTTCGTGCTGGGTGCGCTCGCCTCCGGCATGCTGCTCTACGGCTCCTCGCTGGTCTACGGTTTCACCGGAACGGTCTCCTTCCCCGAGATCGCGACGGTCGTGGCCGAAGGCGCCAATCCGGGTGTGATCTTCGGTCTGGTCTTCATCGCCGCCGGCATTGCCTTCAAGGTCTCAGCCGTGCCGTTCCACATGTGGACGCCGGATGTCTATCAGGGCGCGCCGACGCCGGTCACCGCCTTCTTCGCCTCCGCGCCGAAGGTGGCGGCGATGGCGCTTGCGGTTCGCGTCTTCATCGGGGCTTTCCCTACCATCGTCGATCAGTGGCAGCAGATCATCGTGTTCATTGCCGTGCTCTCGATGTTCCTCGGTGCCTTCGCCGCGATCGGGCAGCGCGACATCAAGCGCCTGATGGCGTATTCCTCGATCGCCAATATCGGTTTCGCGCTGCTCGGGCTTGCGGCCGGCACGCAGGAGGGAGTGCAGGCGGTTCTGGTCTATATGGCGATCTATCTGGTCATGACGCTGGGCGTCTTCGCCTGCATTCTCAGCATGCGGCGCGGCGGGGTCGAGCTCGAGACGATTGATGATCTCGCCGGCACGGCGCGTACGCATCCGGGCTTTGCCTTCGCCATGGCGATGCTGATGCTGTCGCTCGCGGGCATTCCGCCGCTCGCCGGCTTCATCGGCAAGTATTATGCCTTCTGGGCCGCCGTTGAAGCGGGGTTGACCGTCTTTGCGGTGCTTGGCGTGATCGCCTCTGTGATCGGCGCCTATTACTATCTGCGCATCGCCAAGATCATCTATTTCGACGAGCCCGTCGGCTCATACGAGCCGATGCCCGGGATGCTGCGTGGGGTGATGACAATCTCCGCCGTCTTCGTCGTCGGTTTCTGGCTGGTGCCGGCGCCGCTCGTCGCAGCAGCCGGGGCGGCAGCGCGTTCGCTGTTCTGATCCGGTGGAGGGCGCGCGCGAAGCCATTGCCGGCGGGTTCGTTCATCTCGCGAAGGGCGAGACGGCCTCCACCAATGACGACGCGCTCACCGCGCTGCGGGAAGGGCGACAAGCGCCCTTCTGGGTCACGGCGCGGATGCAGAAAGCCGGGCGTGGGCGTCATGGTCGGGTCTGGACCTCGCCACCGGGCAACATGTACGCGACCTTGGCGCTGGTCGAGCCCTGTGAGCAACGCCATGCGGCGCAGTTCGGTTATCTGATCGGGCTGGCGCTTCACGATGCCATCGCCGCAATCGCTCCGGCCCATGCCGCCCGGGTGCGGCTGAAATGGCCGAATGACGTGCTGGTCGATGGGGCGAAGATTGCCGGAATGCTGCTTGAGGGGCATCATGCGCGCGACGGGCGTTTCGCGCTGATCGCCGGGATCGGGGCGAATATCGCCTTCACCCCCGACGACACGCCCTATCCGGCGGCGCGACTCGCCGATCTCGTTGCGGATGTGACGCCGGAAGCCTTGTTCGACGCGCTGGCCCGCGCCTTCGCGCGCCGCTTCGCGGGCTGGCGGGAAGCCCCTGACGCGATGCTCGCGCTGGCGGCTCTGCGCGAGGACTGGCTTGCACGCGCCCACGGGCTCGATGGGAATGTCACGATCCGCCTGCCGGGAGGGGCCCGAGAGGGGCGCTTTGTCGGGCTCGACGGCGATGGCCGGCTGCTGTTCCTTACGGAGGGTGGCATTCAGACGATCGATGCGGGCGATTTATACTTTGCGGGAATGTGATATACCCCGCACCAACACATATGAACGAGGTTGTTTGAATGGCGTCTGATCAGGACGAACTGGTGTTCCTGCCCCTGGGGGGGCTGGGCGAAATCGGCATGAATGCCGCACTGTACGGCTTCGGGCCGAAAAAGAAGAAGAAGTGGATTCTCGTCGATTGCGGCGTCACCTTCGCCGATGACGCTTATCCCGGCATCGATCTGGTCTATCCGGATCTGCGCTTTCTCGAGGAACGCAAGCAGGATCTGGTCGGGATCATCATCACCCATGCGCATGAAGACCACATCGGCGCCATCGCCGAATTGTGGCCGCGGCTCGAGGCGCCGGTCTACATGACGCGCTTCGCCGCTGACCTCCTCGCCACCCGTCGTCTGAGCGAGCCCGGCGCGCCGAAGCTTCCGGTGACGGTGGTGCCGCAGGGCGGCAAGGTGGATCTGGCGCCGTTCGAGGTGCAGCTCATTCCGGTTTCGCATTCAATCCCTGAATCGAACAGCCTCGCCATTCGTACGAAGCATGGTCTCGTCGTGCATACGGGTGACTGGAAGCTGGACGACGCCCCCTTCATCGGCAATGTCACCAATGCCGAGGATTTCAAGGCGCTGGGTGATGAGGGCGTGATCGCTGCGATCAGCGATTCGACCAATGTCATGCGCGATGGCGTCAGCCCCAGCGAAACGGATGTCGCGAAAGCGCTCACCGAGATCATCATGGCGGCGGAGCACCGTGTCGCGATCACGACCTTTGCCTCGAATGTGGCGCGCATCAGCGCCGTGGCGCAGGCAGCCCAGGCCTGCGGACGCGAGGTCGTGCTGGTCGGGCGGGCGATGGAGCGTGTCGTTGCGGTCGCGCGGGAGCTCGGCTATCTCGACGGCATCCCGGAATTCCGCTCGGCGGATGCCTTCCAGCACCTGCCGCGCAACAAGGTGGTGGCCCTGCTCACGGGATCGCAGGGTGAATCGCGTGCGGCGCTGGCGCGGATCGCCAATGACGATCACCGCGATATCCAGTTTTCCCAGGGCGACATCGTCGTCTTCTCGTCGCGGCTGATCCCCGGTAACGAGAAATCCGTCCTGCGCATCGTCAACGCGCTGGCGGAGAAGGGCGTGCGCATCGTCACCGACAAGGACGGGCTGATCCATGTGTCCGGCCATCCGCGCCGTGGCGAGATGGAGATGATGTATGGCTGGCTGCGGCCCGGTACGGTGATTCCCGCCCATGGCGAGGCGCAGCATCTGGCCGAGCATGTGCGTTTCGCCCGTGAACAGGGTGTGCCGCATGCCGTGATGGGGCGCAATGGCGCCATGATCCGCCTCGCGCCCGGAGAGCCGGAAATCATCGATCACGTGCCTGTGGGCCGGCTCTACAAGGATGGCGAGATCGTCATCGACGAGGCCGACAAGGCGATCCCGGAGCGCCGCAAGCTCTCGATTGCCGGTATCGCCACCATCGCCATTGCCATCGACGGCAAGGGCGAGATCGCGGGCGACCCGGTGATCGACGTGATGGGGATGCCCCGCTATACGCGCCAGGGCGAGGAGCTGATCGACTTTGTCGCGGATACGGTGATCCGCACCCTCGACGGACTGCCGCGCGCGCGCCGACGCGATACGGAGTTCGTCGAGAACGCGGTTTTGCGTGCCGTACGCTCGACACTCAACAATACCTGGGGCAAAAAGCCTGCGTGCCATGTCCTCGTTATCGAGGTATGACGGCCCCATATGAGGGCAGATGGGGCCAGCCGGATGGAGGCTGGTGCCTGTCGGTCGTGAAGGCAGGAGAAACGCGATGATCGGGCGTCTCAACCATGTGGCCATCGCCGTTCGCGATATCGCCGCCGCGACGGCGGTCTATCGCGATACGCTCGGTGCCAGGGTCTCGCAGGCCGTGCCGCTGCCCGAGCACGGGGTGACGACAGTCTTCGTCGAACTGCCGAATACCAAGATCGAGCTGCTGGAGCCCCTTGGCGCGGATTCGCCGATCGCGCGTTTTCTGGAAAAGGCGCCGGATGGCGGCATCCACCACCTCTGTTACGAGGTGGGCGACATTCGCGCTGCGCGCGATCGTCTGGTCGAAGCCGGCGCGCGGGTGCTGGGTGATGGCGAGCCGAAGACCGGTGCGCACGGCAAGCCGGTACTGTTCCTGCATCCCAAGGATTTCTGCGGTACGCTCGTCGAACTCGAGGAGGCATGATCTCATGGTCAACGCGATTCGCCTGATTGCCACATCAACCTCCGCGACGCTGATCATGATCGGCGCCATCACGATTGCTGCCCTGATTGTCGGTATCGGTGTGCTGGATATGGGGATTACCGGGGCGCTGGCGCTCTATTTCGTGGTCTGGTGGATCATGCTGTTTGCCGTGCTGCCCTTCGGCGTCCGCTCTCAGCTGGAGAGCGGGGAGGTGGTCGCAGGATCGGAGCCGGGCGCGCCGGCAGCGCCGGCTCTGCGTCAGAAGGCGATCTGGACGACGATCGTCTCTGCATTGGTGTTCAATCTGACCATTCTGCTGTTGCCGCTGGCCGGTCTCTGACGGCATTCCGGGACGGTCGGTCCGGATCAGATGCAGAACCGCGATTCACCGGATGCTGGCCAGCGATAAAATGAGCTGGAATATTTGGCGTTTTCGAATGGCCGCGCGCTCGTCTGTCCAGTGCACAAAAGAAAAAAGCAAGGCTTTCGCCTTGCCTGTATTTATCATTTACGCCTTGTGTTCTTATCTGGGCCCGTTTTACGAGCCGTGGCGCCTTTCCTCCCCAGACTTGGACCGCGCCCCCCGCCTGTCTTGTTCGCTTTTCTTGGCGATCTGGTGAAGAGGTTTATAATCAGCCGCGACGGACTTGTCACCACATTTTCATCAGAAATGCGCAAAAAAATGCCATAAAAATTCGCTGCGGTGCAACAAACATGCGAAAGCCGATATATGTGTCTGGAAATTTCAGGTTGCTGCAAGCGGCGGGGCGTTGCGAAACAGCACGCTTCTTCTGCGTTTCCAGTCTTGTGTTTTATCCGCTTGAAGTGTCATGTGCGCGAAATTGAATCACGCCCGTGTATCGTGTCGCCACTCCTGATCTGACCGAGGTCGTTCATGCGTCTGAGCCGCTACTTCCTGCCCACCTTGCGCGAGACCCCGCGCGAGGCCGAGATCGTCTCGCATCGCCTGATGCTGCGTGCCGGGATGGTGCGCCAGCAATCGGCCGGGATCTTCTCCTGGCTGCCGCTGGGTCTGCGCGTGCTCAACAAGATCAACGCGATCATCCGCGAGGAGCAGAACCGGGCCGGTGCCGTCGAGATCCTGATGCCGACGATCCAGTCGGCGGATCTGTGGCGCGAATCGGGGCGCTACGAGGCCTATGGCAAGGAGATGCTGCGCATCCGGGACCGGCACGAGCGCGACATGCTGTTCGGCCCGACCAACGAGGAGATGGTGACGGATATCTTCCGCACCTATCTGCGCTCCTACAAGGATCTGCCGCTCAATCTCTACCACATCCAGTGGAAGTTCCGCGACGAAATCCGCCCGCGTTTCGGCACGATGCGCTCGCGCGAATTCCTGATGAAGGACGCCTATTCCTTCGATCTCGACAAGGAAAGCGCCCGCCATGCCTATAACCGGATGTTCGTGGCCTATCTGCGCACCTTCGCGCGGATGGGGCTGCGGGCGATTCCGATGCAGGCCGATACCGGTCCCATCGGCGGGGATCTGAGCCACGAATTCATCATCCTCGCCTCCACCGGTGAGAGCGAGGTTTTCTGCGACAAGGCCTATCTCGATTTCGACACGCCGGCGGCGGAGACCGATTTCGAGGATCGGGCCGGTTTGCAGGGTATCGTCGATGCCTGGACGGCACGCTATGCCGCGACCGACGAGAAACATGACGAAGCCGCCTTTGCCGCACTCCCGGATGCCGACAAGCTCTCGGCGCGCGGTATCGAAGTGGGGCATATCTTCTATTTCGGCACCAAGTATTCCGAGCCCATGAGGGCGGTGGTGACCGGGCCTGACGGCAAGGAGCATCCGGTGCATATGGGCTCCTACGGCATCGGTCCGAGCCGTCTCGTCCCCGCCATCATCGAGGCGAGCCATGACGAGGCCGGCGTGATCTGGCCGGATGCGATCGCACCCTTCCATGTGGCCTTGCTCAATCTGAAGCCCGGCGATCCGGCAACGGATGGCGCCTGCGAGACGCTCTATGCCGCGCTCGGTGCTGCCGGTTACGATGTGCTCTACGACGATCGCGAGGAGCGCCCCGGCGCAAAATTCGCCAATGCCGACCTGATCGGCCTGCCCTGGCAGGTGATTGTCGGCCCCAAGAGCCTCGCGGATGGCAAGATCGAGATGAAGCGCCGCGCCACCGGCGCGCGAGAGCTCGTGGCCGTCGACGATTGCCTCGCGCGCCTGAAAGCGTGAGTGGCTGTCTGCAAGCATGAAAGCGATCCCATGAGCTCAGCGACGCGACCTTTCGCAGGCTTCGAATGGATGCTGGCCCTGCGCTATCTGCGCACGCGCCGACGGGAGGGCTTCGTCTCGGTGATCGCCGGCTTCTCCTTCATCGGGATCATGCTGGGTGTCGCCACGCTGATCATCGTGCTCTCGGTGATGAACGGCTTCCGCTCGGAATTGCTGAACAAGATCGTCGGTATCAACGGCCATATCTTCGTCGCGCCGATCGACAGCCCGCTGACCGATTACGACGAGGTTGCGATGCGGATCGCAGAACTGCCGGGTGTGCGTCGTGCCGTGCCGCTGGTCGAGGGGCAGGCTTTCGCGTCATCCAGCGAGGAGGGCGGGGGCGTGCTGGTACGCGGCGTGCGCCCCGATGATCTGCCCCGCATTGATGCGATTACCGATAACATCCGGCAGGGCTCGATCGATAATTTCGGCGAGCAGGAGGGAGTGCTGATCGGCCAGCGCCTCGCCGAGCAGCTCGGATTGCGGGCAGGGGACACGCTGACGCTGATCTCACCGCGGGGTGCGACGACGGCGTTCGGTACCGCGCCCCGCATCAAGGGCTATCCCGTCGAGGCGATCTTCGAAGTGGGCATGACGGAATTCGACAACATCTTCGTCTACATGCCGCTGGAAGAAGCGCAGACCTATTTCAATCGCGCCGGTGATGTGAGCGTGATCGAGGTCTTTCTCGATGATGCCGACCGTGTGTTTCAGGCGCGCCAGGCGATCAGCGCTGCTGTCGAGAGACCCGTACTGCTGACGGACTGGACACAGCGCAACCGCACCTTCTTCGCCGCGCTCGAAGTCGAGCGCAACGTGATGTTCATCATCCTCACCCTGATCGTGCTGGTGGCGGCGCTGAATATCGTCTCGGGCCTGATCATGCTGGTGAAGGACAAGTCGCACGACATCGCCATCCTGCGCACGATGGGGGCGACCCGGGGCGCGATCATGCGCGTTTTCCTGATTACCGGGGCCTCGATCGGGATCGTGGGGACGATTGCCGGGCTCATCCTCGGCCTCGTCTTCACCTATAATATCGAGGCGGTGCAAAACTTCTTCTCATGGGTTCTGGGCCAGGATCTGTGGGATCCGACAGTGCGTTTCCTCTCGGATATTCCGGCCGAGATCGATCCCTCGGAAGTCATCGCGGTGCTGGTCATGGCCTTTGTGCTCTCGCTTCTGGCGACGCTCTATCCCTCATGGCGCGCAGCGCGGCTGGACCCGGTCCAGGCGCTGCGTTACGGGTGATGGCCATGAATGAAGCCATGTCCCAGGCACAGGCCGGCGAAGACGTACCCGCCCTCTATTGCTCCGCCGTCGCGCGTCGCTATCCGCAGGCGGACGGAGCGCTCGACATCCTCACGGGGGCCGAATTCGCGATCTGGCCCGGCGAGATCGTGGCGCTGGTCGCCCCGTCAGGCACGGGAAAATCGACGCTCCTGCATGTGGCCGGCCTGCTCGAGCGTCCCGATGCCGGCGAGGTCTTCATCGCGGGCGCGGCGACGGCGCATATGGATGATACCGGTCGCACCCGGCTGCGGCGCGAGCAGATCGGTTTTGTCTACCAGTTCCACCATCTGCTGCCGGAATTCTCGGCGCTGGAAAACGTGGTGATGCCGCAACTCATTCGCGGCCTGCCCAAGGCGGAAGCCCGCAAGCGGGCGCAGGAACTGCTCGAATTTCTCGGCCTCGGCCCACGCGCCACGCATCGTCCCTCGGAGCTTTCCGGCGGCGAGCAGCAGCGTGTGGCAATCGCGCGCGCCGTGGCCAACGCACCCCGCCTGCTTCTGGCCGACGAGCCCACCGGAAATCTTGATCCGCAGACGGCGGGACACGTGTTCAACACGCTGGTCTCGCTGGTGCGCGCCACGGGCCTCGCCGCGCTGATCGCCACGCATAATGTCGAGATCGCATCGCGCATGGATCGCATCATCACCATTGCCGACGGCAAGGTCGTCGACAGGGTCTGAGCGCGCAGCCGCGCCGTCAATTCAGATCGATCGAGACTGGTACGTGGTCAGAGGGCTTCTCCCAGCCGCGCAGATGCTTGTGGATCGCATAGCCGGCCAACCGGTCTGCCGCGCGCGGCGAGAGCAGCAGGTGGTCGATGCGGATACCGTTATTGCGCTGCCAGGCGCCGGCCTGGTAATCCCAGAAAGTGTAGAGCCCGTCGGAATCGTCGCAGGCGCGCACGGCATCGGTGAGACCGAGCGCCTCAAGCGCCCGCCAGCGGGAACGGGTCTCCGGCTGGAACAGCGCGTCATTCACCCAGGCTTGCGGCTTTGCCGCATCGCGCGGCTGCGGAATGACGTTGTAATCGCCGGCGAGTACGAAGATTTCCTCGTCCGCGAGAAGGTCGCGCGCATGGGCGATCAGGCGGTCCATCCAGGCGAGCTTGTAGGGGAATTTCCTGTCGTCATCGATCGGGTTGCCGTTGGGCAGGTAGATCGAGGCGACGCGTACAGCCTCGCCGTCACGGGAGATCACGGCTTCGATGTAGCGCGCATGCGCGTCGGAATCATCGCCCGGCAGGCCGGTGCGCACATCCTCGATCGGGTGGCGCGAGAGGATGGCGACGCCGTTATAGCTCTTCTGGCCATGGATAACGACATTGTAGCCCGCATCCTCGATCGCGCCCGTCGGGACGTTTTCCGGCGTCGTCTTGAGCTCCTGCAGGCAGAGCACATCCGGCTTCGCTTCTTCGAGGAAGGCCAGGAGGTGGCTCTGTCGGGTGCGGATGGAGTTGACGTTCCAGGTGGCGATACGCATCGTGCTTTGATCTTTCGAACGCAATGGCGGGATATGTCAGCGGCGCCCGCCGCTATATGGACCCTGTCCGAGGGTGAGTTTCTGGAAACCCTTCGCGGCAAGCGTCGGCTTCTTCGCTGAAATCACCCGTGAGTTGATCCCCTGCCAGGCGATCTCGCCGGAGAGGCGGCCATATTCGATCTTCGGGCAGCGGTTCATCACCACGGTGACGCCCTGCGCTTCCGCGCGCGCAGCCGCCTCGTCGTCGCGCACGGAGAGCTGCATCCAGATCACCTTCGGCAGCGGATCGAGCGCGAGCGCCTCGTCGACGATCGGGCCCGCAGCGGCGGAATTGCGGAAGATCTCGACCATGTCCACCGGGCGGGGGATATCGGCGAGTGTGCCGTAGACGGGCAGGCCGAGGATCTCGGTTCCCGCCAGCCCCGGATTGACCGGGATCACGTCGAAATCGCGTTCCTTGAGATACTTGATCACGATCCAGCTCGGGCGCGCGGGATTGGCCGAGGCGCCGACGATCGCGATCGTGCGCGTCTGCTGCAGGATGCTCCGGATATGCGCATCCGGATACTGATCATGGACTATCGCCGCCTGTGTCATGCCGTCTCCTCGTATCCCGATTGCCGCGCCGGCACATGGTTACGCCGCCATCGCTTGCCGTGCAATCGGGAAGGGTGCAGGGGGCAGCGAGGTATTCTGCTCACGCCGCCTTCTTGCCCTCGGCGATCTTCACCAGCTCCCGCAGGATGTTGCGGGTGGTCTTCAGGCGGCGGTCGATATCGGCAACGTCGCGCATGAAGACAATCTTCATGTCGGCGCGCACCTTTGCCGTCGGGCCCTGATCGGCGACATAGGCGACGAGGCCCGCCGGATCGGCGAAGGAATTGTCGCGGAAGGAGACGGTGATGCCCTTGGCCCCGCCCTCGACCTTCTCGACATTGGCGCGCCGGCATAACACCTTGATCTGCATGACCTGCAGGAGCTGATCGACCTCTGAAGGCTTCTCGCCGAACCGGTCGACCATCTCGATGCCGAATTCCGCGATGGCGCTCTCATCCTCCATGCCAGCGAGGCGGCGGTAGAGGTCGAGGCGCAGTTGCAGGTCGGGGACGTAATTCTCCGGGATCATCACCGGCGCGCCGATGGCGATGGTCGGCGACCACTGATCCTCCATCACCTCGCCCTTGCCCTCCTTGAGCTGGGAGACGGCCTCTTCCAGCATCTGCTGATACAGCTCGTAACCCACCTCGCGGATATGGCCGGACTGCTCCTCTCCAAGCAGGTTGCCGGCGCCGCGAATGTCGAGATCGTGGCTCGCGAGCTGGAAGCCGGCGCCCAGCGTATCCAGCGATTGCAGCACCTTGAGACGGCGCTCCGCCTGCGGCGTGAGCATGCGGTTCTCCGGGATCGTGAACAGGGCATAGGCCCGCGTTTTCGAGCGCCCGACGCGCCCGCGCAACTGGTAGAGCTGGGAGAGGCCGAACATGTCGGCGCGGTGCACGATCAGTGTGTTGGCGGTGGGGATGTCGAGGCCCGATTCGACGATGGTGGTGGAGAGCAGCACATCGAACTTGCCCTCGTAGAACGCCGTCATCACGTCCTCGAGCTGGCCCGCAGCCATCTGGCCATGGGCGACCGCGACCTTCACCTCCGGTATCTCGCGATCGAGGAAGGCCTTGACCTCGCTCAGATCCTCGATGCGCGGCGCCACGTAGAACGCCTGGCCACCGCGATAGCGCTCGCGCAAGAGCGCCTCGCGGATCGCGAGCGGATCGAAGGGCGTGACGAAAGTGCGCACGGCGAGGCGATCGACCGGCGGCGTCGCGATCAGCGAGAGCTCACGCACCCCGGTGAGAGCAAGTTGCAGGGTACGCGGGATCGGCGTGGCCGAGAGCGTGAGCACATGCACCTCGGCGCGCAGCTCCTTCAGGCGCTCCTTGTGACTGACCCCGAAATGCTGCTCCTCATCGACGATGATCAGGCCGAGATCGCGGAACTTCACCGTCTTGCCGAGCAGCGCATGGGTGCCAACCACGATATCGACGGTACCGTCGGCGATACCTTCCTTGACGCGCTTGAGCTCAGCGGAATTGACGAAGCGCGAGGCCTGGCCGATCTGTACGGGCAGGCCCTTGAAGCGCTCCTCGAAGGTCTTGAAATGCTGTCGCGCGAGAAGCGTCGTCGGCAC includes the following:
- a CDS encoding lipoprotein-releasing ABC transporter permease subunit, producing the protein MSSATRPFAGFEWMLALRYLRTRRREGFVSVIAGFSFIGIMLGVATLIIVLSVMNGFRSELLNKIVGINGHIFVAPIDSPLTDYDEVAMRIAELPGVRRAVPLVEGQAFASSSEEGGGVLVRGVRPDDLPRIDAITDNIRQGSIDNFGEQEGVLIGQRLAEQLGLRAGDTLTLISPRGATTAFGTAPRIKGYPVEAIFEVGMTEFDNIFVYMPLEEAQTYFNRAGDVSVIEVFLDDADRVFQARQAISAAVERPVLLTDWTQRNRTFFAALEVERNVMFIILTLIVLVAALNIVSGLIMLVKDKSHDIAILRTMGATRGAIMRVFLITGASIGIVGTIAGLILGLVFTYNIEAVQNFFSWVLGQDLWDPTVRFLSDIPAEIDPSEVIAVLVMAFVLSLLATLYPSWRAARLDPVQALRYG
- a CDS encoding ABC transporter ATP-binding protein, producing MSQAQAGEDVPALYCSAVARRYPQADGALDILTGAEFAIWPGEIVALVAPSGTGKSTLLHVAGLLERPDAGEVFIAGAATAHMDDTGRTRLRREQIGFVYQFHHLLPEFSALENVVMPQLIRGLPKAEARKRAQELLEFLGLGPRATHRPSELSGGEQQRVAIARAVANAPRLLLADEPTGNLDPQTAGHVFNTLVSLVRATGLAALIATHNVEIASRMDRIITIADGKVVDRV
- the xth gene encoding exodeoxyribonuclease III, whose product is MRIATWNVNSIRTRQSHLLAFLEEAKPDVLCLQELKTTPENVPTGAIEDAGYNVVIHGQKSYNGVAILSRHPIEDVRTGLPGDDSDAHARYIEAVISRDGEAVRVASIYLPNGNPIDDDRKFPYKLAWMDRLIAHARDLLADEEIFVLAGDYNVIPQPRDAAKPQAWVNDALFQPETRSRWRALEALGLTDAVRACDDSDGLYTFWDYQAGAWQRNNGIRIDHLLLSPRAADRLAGYAIHKHLRGWEKPSDHVPVSIDLN
- a CDS encoding CoA-binding protein, yielding MTQAAIVHDQYPDAHIRSILQQTRTIAIVGASANPARPSWIVIKYLKERDFDVIPVNPGLAGTEILGLPVYGTLADIPRPVDMVEIFRNSAAAGPIVDEALALDPLPKVIWMQLSVRDDEAAARAEAQGVTVVMNRCPKIEYGRLSGEIAWQGINSRVISAKKPTLAAKGFQKLTLGQGPYSGGRR
- the proS gene encoding proline--tRNA ligase yields the protein MRLSRYFLPTLRETPREAEIVSHRLMLRAGMVRQQSAGIFSWLPLGLRVLNKINAIIREEQNRAGAVEILMPTIQSADLWRESGRYEAYGKEMLRIRDRHERDMLFGPTNEEMVTDIFRTYLRSYKDLPLNLYHIQWKFRDEIRPRFGTMRSREFLMKDAYSFDLDKESARHAYNRMFVAYLRTFARMGLRAIPMQADTGPIGGDLSHEFIILASTGESEVFCDKAYLDFDTPAAETDFEDRAGLQGIVDAWTARYAATDEKHDEAAFAALPDADKLSARGIEVGHIFYFGTKYSEPMRAVVTGPDGKEHPVHMGSYGIGPSRLVPAIIEASHDEAGVIWPDAIAPFHVALLNLKPGDPATDGACETLYAALGAAGYDVLYDDREERPGAKFANADLIGLPWQVIVGPKSLADGKIEMKRRATGARELVAVDDCLARLKA